A genomic window from Candidatus Krumholzibacteriia bacterium includes:
- a CDS encoding TolC family protein: MSQSNARFFKAVVLGFVLVLPVASALALELDLGGDMLQSKPQMPSFQGVMQGGMGDHWKSAKTEVYPDNRQSLSLGLRDAISLGLRNNPTLRSIWYAGEAEATDVEASNARFSWQLSGKAEANPGNNRLIYAREAVALNLAKRFPTGTLLYARHAIEHGPDQVFNYGSSAYYEDLSRQRMTLRVVQPVQRNLGTANNLAPGRIELEEFSSTVSTYRHTADYLAYEIEEAYWRLYGYQETLKASHASLESARQLFELTSLRFKSGEISQMELLVSEAGVAARREDIILGKIRVEQARDKLLGLLLDENSPSRLSSIVELKDEPILKVDIPPYLPPLEEVLSSRQDYLRVRHDIAANEFNIVKAKNNMKPGLYVTGEISYTSIGGTLNYSGDPYSEDPIVPPSAYEGGVELFVGVEADLHFPNSAQRADYYRANHKLMESREHLRAVEMRIITEMREAKLVLESCHERIQVTRASRDLAEKQLAGERKRLDLGQTSNHAVLLFEDQLTQSRTREIEAVVDLQIAMAQLRKASGSGLEHFGLSF; encoded by the coding sequence ATGAGTCAGTCAAACGCTCGTTTTTTCAAGGCAGTGGTTCTTGGCTTTGTCCTTGTCCTGCCTGTCGCATCCGCTCTGGCCCTGGAATTGGACCTGGGGGGAGACATGCTGCAGTCCAAGCCACAGATGCCCTCCTTTCAGGGAGTAATGCAGGGTGGAATGGGGGACCACTGGAAGTCCGCCAAGACCGAGGTCTATCCTGACAACCGCCAGAGCCTTTCTCTGGGACTTCGGGACGCAATCTCCCTCGGGCTTCGGAACAATCCCACACTGCGCTCCATCTGGTATGCCGGAGAGGCAGAAGCGACCGATGTGGAAGCCAGCAATGCGCGTTTTTCCTGGCAGCTGAGTGGAAAGGCGGAGGCAAACCCCGGCAACAACCGTCTGATCTATGCGAGGGAAGCCGTGGCCCTGAATCTGGCGAAGCGCTTCCCCACGGGTACTCTCCTCTATGCGCGCCATGCCATCGAGCATGGGCCCGACCAGGTCTTCAATTACGGAAGCAGCGCTTACTATGAGGATCTCAGTCGCCAACGGATGACCCTTCGCGTGGTCCAGCCAGTGCAGCGGAATCTGGGAACCGCGAACAATCTGGCCCCCGGCCGCATTGAGCTGGAGGAATTCAGTTCCACGGTTTCCACCTACCGCCACACGGCAGACTATCTGGCCTATGAAATTGAAGAAGCCTACTGGCGCCTCTATGGCTATCAGGAAACTCTCAAGGCCAGTCATGCTTCGCTGGAAAGTGCCCGGCAGCTCTTTGAGCTGACCAGCCTTCGTTTCAAGTCCGGGGAGATCTCCCAGATGGAGCTTCTGGTTTCCGAGGCGGGAGTTGCCGCCCGTCGTGAGGATATCATCCTCGGCAAGATTCGGGTGGAACAGGCCCGCGACAAGTTGCTCGGCCTTCTCCTTGACGAGAATTCGCCCTCCCGACTTTCCTCCATTGTCGAACTCAAGGATGAGCCGATTCTGAAAGTTGATATTCCGCCTTACCTGCCGCCGCTCGAGGAGGTTCTTTCCTCCCGGCAGGATTACTTGCGGGTTCGCCACGATATCGCTGCCAATGAGTTCAATATCGTCAAGGCGAAGAACAACATGAAACCGGGCCTCTATGTAACCGGCGAGATCAGTTACACGAGTATCGGGGGCACACTGAATTACAGCGGCGATCCCTACTCCGAGGATCCGATTGTCCCGCCCTCTGCCTATGAGGGGGGGGTGGAACTCTTCGTCGGAGTGGAAGCCGACCTCCACTTCCCCAACAGTGCCCAGCGGGCAGACTACTACCGGGCAAACCACAAGTTGATGGAAAGCCGGGAACACCTGCGTGCCGTGGAGATGCGCATCATCACGGAAATGAGAGAAGCGAAACTGGTGCTGGAATCCTGCCACGAGAGGATCCAGGTGACCCGCGCTTCCAGAGATCTTGCAGAAAAGCAACTGGCCGGAGAGCGGAAACGACTGGATCTGGGGCAGACCAGCAACCATGCCGTCCTGCTCTTTGAGGATCAGTTGACCCAGTCCAGAACCCGTGAGATCGAGGCGGTCGTGGACCTGCAGATCGCCATGGCCCAGTTGAGGAAGGCTTCGGGTTCGGGCCTGGAGCACTTCGGACTGTCCTTCTAG
- a CDS encoding glycosyl hydrolase family 18 protein gives MLLPTQVLLADFGEFEDGSDKSHHQPGSAISFKSSSPAVFGYVETLYGDLSAGKIDYRPYTHIVDCFLIPDSWGNTESAHGLPRKSLIEAAHSAGCRVLLSLGGGSVSGEVFSDIVARKRTRDRFVREICDLAASAGYDGLDIDWEFPRGEERHRFVTLVKAFREEIDRGVWRDASGGRPLLTIGISPGYWLRGYDFEALDPMIDYGLLFGYDHRNPALGPWMHWKDLWPEGEETPIEGSVSGVAAELLQRGLSRSKLVIGFPFYSSAGKPWIHIRDKVKESNAPLHPLYLEKKVDGQWVTDEEGLREKVSSALNGHDVQGGAVAGVAVWQIGHQGLKQDLSEALLDALAY, from the coding sequence TTGCTCCTCCCGACGCAGGTCCTTTTGGCGGACTTCGGCGAGTTTGAAGACGGTTCGGACAAATCGCATCATCAGCCGGGGTCCGCCATTTCTTTCAAGAGTTCCTCCCCTGCTGTGTTCGGCTATGTGGAGACTCTTTACGGAGACCTGAGTGCCGGGAAGATCGACTATCGCCCCTATACCCACATTGTGGACTGCTTCCTGATCCCCGATTCCTGGGGAAACACGGAGTCTGCGCATGGCCTTCCCCGAAAGAGCCTGATTGAAGCGGCTCACAGTGCGGGCTGTCGCGTTCTCCTTTCTCTGGGCGGAGGGTCGGTGTCGGGTGAAGTTTTCAGTGACATCGTCGCCAGGAAGCGGACCCGGGATCGCTTTGTCCGCGAGATCTGTGATCTGGCGGCATCGGCCGGCTACGATGGCCTTGACATCGACTGGGAATTTCCCCGGGGAGAAGAGCGTCATCGCTTCGTAACCCTGGTGAAGGCCTTTCGTGAGGAAATCGACCGGGGAGTCTGGAGGGATGCCTCCGGAGGCCGACCTCTTTTGACGATTGGCATCAGCCCGGGCTACTGGCTGCGGGGTTATGACTTCGAGGCCCTCGATCCGATGATCGACTATGGTCTTCTCTTCGGATACGACCACCGCAACCCGGCGCTGGGCCCCTGGATGCACTGGAAGGACCTCTGGCCGGAAGGGGAAGAAACCCCGATTGAAGGCTCGGTGAGCGGAGTGGCAGCAGAATTGCTGCAACGGGGATTGAGCCGGAGCAAGTTGGTCATCGGCTTTCCCTTCTATTCCAGTGCCGGGAAGCCCTGGATTCACATTCGAGACAAGGTGAAGGAGTCCAATGCTCCGCTGCACCCTCTCTATCTGGAAAAGAAGGTGGATGGGCAGTGGGTGACCGACGAAGAAGGCCTTCGGGAGAAAGTCAGTTCTGCCCTGAATGGACACGATGTCCAGGGGGGGGCTGTTGCCGGGGTGGCGGTATGGCAGATCGGCCATCAGGGCTTGAAACAGGATTTGAGCGAGGCATTGCTTGACGCGCTCGCATATTAG
- a CDS encoding response regulator transcription factor, which translates to MTRILIADEFAIVRKGLRAILEEEHDLQVVEEASSAQEALNISKNLEFDVLLIDISSVGFRNLDFIRPLKESRKEIQILVLSTHPEDQYAIRALKAGASGYITKASDAKELVLATRKVAQGGKYISPEVAEQILMAVTGNSSRPSHEKLSDREFTVMKMLASGKRVSEIASDLMLSVKTISTYRRRILDKTKLDSNAALTRYALENQLLD; encoded by the coding sequence ATGACCCGGATCCTGATCGCTGATGAGTTCGCCATCGTTCGAAAGGGCCTTCGTGCGATTCTGGAGGAAGAGCACGATCTGCAGGTTGTCGAGGAAGCCAGCTCCGCACAAGAGGCCCTGAACATCAGCAAGAATCTGGAATTCGATGTCTTGCTCATCGACATCTCTTCGGTCGGATTTAGGAATCTGGATTTCATCCGCCCTCTGAAGGAATCCAGAAAGGAAATCCAGATTCTGGTGCTCAGCACTCACCCGGAAGACCAGTACGCCATCCGCGCCCTGAAAGCCGGTGCTTCCGGCTACATCACGAAAGCAAGTGATGCAAAGGAACTGGTTCTGGCAACGCGAAAGGTTGCCCAGGGCGGGAAGTACATCAGCCCGGAAGTTGCCGAGCAGATCCTCATGGCAGTCACCGGCAATTCGAGCCGCCCTTCGCATGAGAAATTGTCCGACCGGGAGTTCACCGTGATGAAGATGCTGGCCTCCGGGAAAAGAGTGTCGGAGATCGCTTCGGATCTGATGCTCAGCGTCAAGACGATCAGCACCTATCGGCGCAGGATTCTGGACAAGACCAAGCTGGACAGCAACGCCGCTCTAACGCGTTATGCTCTGGAAAATCAACTGCTCGACTAG
- a CDS encoding FG-GAP-like repeat-containing protein, producing the protein MRCIILLLTLLTVPALALLELGPEEIVQDGFGDLIVQAYSIPCMVDWNEDGLDDLIVGEGGGLFNGKVRVYPNQGIPGSPLFNGYFFAQTEDGDLEHHGSGCMGLYPRMVYWNDDGKKDLLLGRDSGQVMIHLNIGSEEDPLFDAGSYLQWGEPGNLVDIDVGVRSTPNYLDWNNDGRRDLLLGAVSGLIHVYFNEGTDTEPVFLSEYFVQEYDSPLVVPGGRSSPHFHDFDEDGRLDFISGNTNGELFLYLNIGSEESPEFGGYTVLESEGLPIDLPSAARSRPFVWDWDEDERLDVLVGAIDGKVHLFRGQEEVGVPAGELLAARLLPPWPNPFNPRLEISVELQETAEVSLRVLDVRGRLVKSLFDGNMEAGRHSLTWQADDFGSGLYTILLESAGVRQSRKAVFLK; encoded by the coding sequence ATGCGTTGTATCATCCTACTGCTCACGCTTCTGACGGTACCGGCTCTGGCTCTGCTTGAATTGGGGCCCGAGGAGATCGTTCAGGACGGTTTCGGGGATCTGATCGTTCAGGCCTATTCGATTCCCTGCATGGTGGACTGGAACGAGGACGGCCTCGATGACCTGATTGTGGGAGAGGGTGGCGGCCTCTTCAATGGAAAGGTGAGAGTCTATCCCAATCAGGGAATCCCCGGCAGTCCTCTTTTCAACGGCTATTTCTTCGCCCAGACCGAAGACGGGGATCTGGAACACCACGGTTCCGGCTGCATGGGTCTGTATCCTCGAATGGTCTATTGGAACGATGACGGAAAGAAGGATCTGCTTCTCGGGCGGGACAGCGGACAGGTCATGATTCATCTGAACATCGGAAGCGAGGAGGATCCTCTCTTCGATGCGGGTAGCTACCTGCAATGGGGTGAGCCGGGCAATCTTGTGGACATTGATGTCGGCGTTCGCTCCACTCCCAATTACCTTGACTGGAACAATGACGGTCGTCGCGATCTGCTGCTGGGTGCTGTCAGTGGCCTGATTCATGTCTACTTCAATGAAGGGACGGACACGGAGCCCGTTTTTCTCTCCGAGTATTTCGTCCAGGAATACGATTCTCCCCTTGTGGTTCCCGGGGGGAGGAGCAGTCCCCATTTTCACGATTTCGATGAAGACGGCCGTCTGGACTTTATCAGCGGCAACACCAATGGAGAGCTCTTTCTCTATCTGAATATCGGAAGCGAGGAATCTCCCGAGTTCGGCGGCTACACGGTTCTGGAGTCCGAGGGGCTTCCCATCGATCTCCCTTCTGCGGCCCGCTCCCGACCCTTCGTCTGGGACTGGGATGAGGATGAGCGGCTGGATGTGCTGGTGGGAGCCATCGACGGGAAGGTGCATCTGTTCCGTGGGCAGGAAGAAGTGGGCGTTCCCGCAGGAGAGCTCCTCGCGGCCCGTCTCCTTCCTCCCTGGCCGAATCCCTTCAATCCGCGTTTGGAGATTTCCGTGGAATTGCAGGAGACAGCAGAGGTCTCCCTTCGGGTTCTGGATGTTCGCGGACGCTTGGTGAAGAGCCTTTTTGATGGAAACATGGAGGCGGGGCGGCATTCGCTGACATGGCAGGCAGACGATTTCGGCAGTGGTCTCTACACGATACTACTGGAATCTGCGGGAGTGAGGCAGTCCCGAAAGGCCGTTTTCCTGAAGTAG
- a CDS encoding glycosyltransferase family 2 protein has product MADTKVTTPPKAGLETLLPKRGRVSPALFVLLGFLGVVILGSAQIYYFTRLDPTASGMTRGIYMLTVVFSTSVLFFATVSGIRYFLMMLAAYLGWNRAQARRLSSMDYWPRVSVLVPAYNESTRVLHALESVLQVDYHDLEIVVIDDGSTDDTFDLACAFAGEHEGKTVRVLKKANAKKSSALNLGFHKCTGELIMCVDADSILDVNSVKAMVRNFADPELGGVAGQVRVRNRGNMITRLQALEYTMMNGMPRMAQSFFASVLISPGPVSMFRRSALNDVWKASKKYGDRYESSNPARVDGPWEDDTFAEDADLTLNVLLTGSGVIYDSEAISYTAAPTWTFDLLNQRYRWFRGNLQAVRKVWRRWRKSPGAPSKLALWMGFFLVEAILWPFVNMYGMFMFVLLILTTGMVANTILITFCLLFLIDLNAAAFSISVENEDRKLAILSPILRIFYMTLLDVNSFFALLDEFRHKKMTW; this is encoded by the coding sequence ATGGCGGATACGAAAGTAACGACTCCCCCGAAGGCAGGACTGGAAACTCTCCTGCCAAAGAGAGGCCGGGTTTCCCCGGCTCTCTTTGTCCTTTTGGGCTTCCTCGGAGTTGTGATTCTGGGCTCTGCCCAGATCTACTACTTTACCCGCCTCGATCCGACGGCCAGCGGGATGACCCGCGGCATTTACATGCTGACCGTGGTTTTCTCCACCTCGGTTCTCTTTTTTGCGACCGTGTCGGGGATCCGCTACTTCCTGATGATGCTGGCCGCCTATCTCGGCTGGAACCGTGCCCAGGCGCGTCGCTTGTCCTCCATGGATTACTGGCCCCGGGTTTCGGTGCTGGTCCCCGCCTACAACGAATCCACTCGTGTGCTTCATGCCCTGGAATCTGTTCTTCAGGTGGACTACCACGATCTCGAGATCGTGGTCATCGATGACGGTTCCACGGATGACACCTTTGATCTGGCCTGCGCCTTCGCAGGCGAGCATGAGGGCAAGACGGTTCGCGTTCTCAAGAAAGCCAATGCCAAGAAGTCCAGCGCATTGAACCTCGGTTTTCACAAGTGCACCGGGGAACTGATCATGTGTGTGGACGCCGACTCCATCCTTGATGTGAACAGCGTGAAGGCCATGGTCCGGAATTTCGCTGACCCCGAGCTTGGGGGAGTGGCCGGTCAGGTGAGAGTGCGAAATCGCGGGAACATGATTACCCGCCTTCAGGCCCTCGAATACACGATGATGAACGGAATGCCCCGCATGGCGCAGAGCTTCTTTGCGTCGGTCCTGATTTCTCCCGGGCCGGTCTCCATGTTCCGCCGATCCGCCCTGAATGATGTCTGGAAGGCCTCCAAGAAATACGGCGACCGTTATGAGTCCTCGAATCCGGCTCGAGTGGACGGACCCTGGGAAGACGACACCTTTGCCGAGGATGCCGACTTGACGCTCAATGTCCTGCTCACCGGCTCCGGCGTGATTTACGACTCAGAAGCCATCAGTTACACGGCGGCTCCGACCTGGACCTTCGATCTCCTCAACCAGCGGTATCGCTGGTTCCGCGGCAATCTGCAGGCGGTCCGCAAGGTGTGGAGACGCTGGAGGAAGAGTCCGGGAGCGCCTTCGAAACTGGCCCTCTGGATGGGCTTCTTTCTGGTGGAAGCGATCCTCTGGCCCTTTGTCAACATGTACGGAATGTTCATGTTTGTCCTGCTGATCCTGACGACCGGCATGGTGGCCAACACGATTCTGATCACATTCTGCCTTCTCTTCCTGATTGACCTGAATGCGGCAGCATTTTCCATCTCTGTGGAGAACGAGGACAGGAAGCTTGCCATCCTGTCACCCATTTTGAGGATTTTCTACATGACCCTCCTCGATGTGAACTCTTTCTTCGCGCTCCTCGATGAGTTCAGGCACAAGAAGATGACTTGGTAG